GTTGCTTTTGCCTCTGGACTAGCCATGAGTCCTGTTGTGAATAAAAATAAAATACAAAGGAGGATTCGTTTTTTCATTCCGGTGATTCTATGTTTTTTCATCCAAAGTCAAGTAGGTTTTGATTCTTTATTTAGAGAACAAGATTCATCATATAAAAACAGAAAGCCAATCCGCTGAGACTAGGGAGTGGCTTTGCTTTAAAAAAGAATTTGCTTTTCGTAATTTAATTAGCGGGTAAGGAATAGTTTCGTATCCATGATTCTGACTTTTGGGGATCATCAAAAAAATGTTCTGAATCTTTTCCAAATCGATTTTCATATTCATTGATTTTATAACTATCGTGATGGCAATGAACAGCAGCCAAACATTCAATTCCGTTTTCGGATGTTAGTTCCAGGTTTTTTGCTTCTTCAAATAGATCCAGATATCCAATTCGCCAATTGTATCGGCTTAAAAGAAGTGGCATTATATCCCGATAGGATTTATGGGCAGAAACGGAAGCGGGGTTAAGTCCATGAAGGTTGATAAAGATTTTAAATTTAGTGCCAGCAGGAATCTCAGCAAATGTCTTTTTCAAACTTTGTTTCCATTCGGATACTTCTACTTCTGTTACAGCACCAGAGATTCTGGTTGTGATTAAGCCTGATTGTTTTTCCCATTTTGTATAGATATCATTGTTCATAATGTTTGGACATAAGTTGTAATCTCTATTTCATAAAAAAAGATTATTTTCTTACGGGAACCCAGTCCATTGCCGCTTCTTCAGAAGAGATTTCGAAAGGGATCACCGAACGATTTAAGTTATAAAAAATTGGTTCGACATAGAATCAAAATTTGCCATGGTTTTATCAAATTGTAACTTGAGGACTCATGGCAAATTTACTAAAATTTTTTTTCTCACTAGCCGTTTCTATTTTTCTAATTCAATGTTTGGGAAGTCGCCGCCCCCTTGTTCCTTCCTATGAGGATCCGCAAGGTAGTTTGCGTGATTCTGCTGTTGGAAAAAAGTTTATGGTGTCCACCGGGAATCCTCTGGCCACTAAGGCTGCGATCAAAGTTTTGGAAAGTGGTGGGAATGCTGTGGATGCAGCCGTTGCCGCACTCCTAGTATTAAATGTAACCAATGGAGAAGCTGCTAGTTTTCCTTCCGTTGCCCCAACATTAGTTTACGATAAAAAATCAGGACAAGTCAAAAGTTACATAGGAGCAGGGACAGCCCCCAAAAAAGCAAACATCGAATGGTTTAAAGAGAAGGGATATGATGTGATGCCAAAAAATTCTATTTTGACTCAGTTGTTACCAGCCTCTCCCGATGTGATTGTAAGATTGTTACAAGACCATGGAACCAAATCTTTCTCAGAACTGGTAAAACCTGCAATCAGTGTAGCGGAAGAAGGATTCCCAGCAAATCGAATTCTAGTAAAGAACTTAGACTTACCTTTGTATAAACGGTTAGGTTTTACTTTGATCATGCCATACAACTCAGAAGTATACCTTGAAAAAAAATGGTGGTATGGAATTAGAGAAGGGGAACTTACCAAACGATTGGATCTTGCGAAGACATGGAAGTCTATGGCCAATGAAGAAGTTCAAACCTTAAATAAAGGAAAAACCAGAAAACAAGCGTTAGAATCTGTACGAGATTATTTTTATAAAGGACCTATCGCAGACGCCATAGTGAAACTGCATACGGATAAAGATGGTCTGTTTACGAAAGAAGATTTGGCAAACTATACGGGTGGTTGGGAAAAACCAGTTTCCGGTGAGTTTAGAGAATATCAAATTTTATCAAACCAAACTTGGACACAAGGGCCAGTGGTTCCTATGGTTTTGCAACTGTTAGATGGTGTTGATCTCAAGTCAATGGGCCATAACTCTCCAGAATACATCCACACAGTTTCACAAGCGATAGAACTTGTCATTGCCGATAGAGAAAGATATTTTGGAGATCCAAAATATGTAGAGGTTCCTATTGATGGTTTGCTTTCCAAAAAATATGCGAATCTCAGACGGAAATTGATTCAAAAAGATGCCTTTGGGGTTACACCTCCTTCCGGAAATCCTTGGATGTTTGATACAAAGAAACCAAACTCTGCTAACACAGAACCTAACGAAACGAAAGAAGAATCTGTCAGTGAAATCAAATATGGAAAAGACACTACTTATTTGAGTATTGTGGATGGAAGCGGGAATGCAGTCTCTCTCACACCGAGTGATTTTCCTCAATCCCCTATGGTTCCAGGTACAGGACTTACTTTAGGAATCCGTATGACACAGTTTCGTTTGGATCCAAATCATCCTTCCGCACTCGCTCCTGGAAAACGACCTAGGATCACACCCAATCCAGGAATGGTATTAAAACAAGGAAAGTTATGGATGAGTTTTGGAACACCCGGTGGGGATGTCCAAAGCCAAGCAATGATCCAATTTTTTTTAAATGTCATTGTCTTTGGAATGGATCCACAAAAAGCAGTGGAAGCACCTAGGTTTCGTTCGGTGAATTGGCCCGATAGTTTTTCTCCGCATACGTACAGGCCGGGTGGGATTGAATTAGAAGAGTCTCTATATACAGCGGTCTCTGCTCCTTTAAAAGTAAAGGGTTACAAGGTATATAAAAAAGGTCATTTAGATAATGATTTCGGCTCCGTCTGTGCGGTGTTAAATGATGCTAAAAATGGGAAACTGATCGGAGTTGCCGATCCAAGAGAAGAGTCCTGGGCTGAAGGAAAATAATTTTCCACATGACCAAAATACTTCTGATAGAAGATGAACCAGGGATTCAGGAAACCATCCAAATCACTTTGGAGTCGGAAGGATTTTCTGTATCTCTGGCTTCCACTGGAAAAGAAGGGATTCAAAAAGTTTCCCATGATATCTCTCTCATTGTGCTTGATATTGGACTACCTGACCAAAGTGGATTTGAAGTTTTGAAAGAAATTCGAAAGTCATTCCAAACACCTGTTATCTTCTTAACAGCAAGAAATACAGAGATTGATAAAGTTTTGGGATTGGAAATTGGGGCAGACGATTATCTCGTAAAGCCATTTAGTCCCAGAGAACTTTTGGCTAGGATACGAGCCATTTTAAGAAGAACGACACAGCCCCAACCAATGGAAGATCATAAATTTAGAATTTCATTGGATAAGAAGCTGGTTTATTTGAATGGCAAAAGTTTGAATCTTTCTCCTTACGAATACAAAACCATGGAATTGTTTTTTAAATGGCCGGGTCGTATTTTTACTAGAGAAGAAATTATGGACAACGTGTGGACGGAACCAGAAGATAGTTTCGACCGCGCAGTGGATACAGTCATCAAAAACATCCGTGCCAGGTTTAAAGAAATTGAAAATGACTTCGACCCGATTGAAACAAGAAG
The sequence above is drawn from the Leptospira sp. WS4.C2 genome and encodes:
- a CDS encoding gamma-glutamyltransferase family protein, which codes for MANLLKFFFSLAVSIFLIQCLGSRRPLVPSYEDPQGSLRDSAVGKKFMVSTGNPLATKAAIKVLESGGNAVDAAVAALLVLNVTNGEAASFPSVAPTLVYDKKSGQVKSYIGAGTAPKKANIEWFKEKGYDVMPKNSILTQLLPASPDVIVRLLQDHGTKSFSELVKPAISVAEEGFPANRILVKNLDLPLYKRLGFTLIMPYNSEVYLEKKWWYGIREGELTKRLDLAKTWKSMANEEVQTLNKGKTRKQALESVRDYFYKGPIADAIVKLHTDKDGLFTKEDLANYTGGWEKPVSGEFREYQILSNQTWTQGPVVPMVLQLLDGVDLKSMGHNSPEYIHTVSQAIELVIADRERYFGDPKYVEVPIDGLLSKKYANLRRKLIQKDAFGVTPPSGNPWMFDTKKPNSANTEPNETKEESVSEIKYGKDTTYLSIVDGSGNAVSLTPSDFPQSPMVPGTGLTLGIRMTQFRLDPNHPSALAPGKRPRITPNPGMVLKQGKLWMSFGTPGGDVQSQAMIQFFLNVIVFGMDPQKAVEAPRFRSVNWPDSFSPHTYRPGGIELEESLYTAVSAPLKVKGYKVYKKGHLDNDFGSVCAVLNDAKNGKLIGVADPREESWAEGK
- a CDS encoding response regulator, encoding MTKILLIEDEPGIQETIQITLESEGFSVSLASTGKEGIQKVSHDISLIVLDIGLPDQSGFEVLKEIRKSFQTPVIFLTARNTEIDKVLGLEIGADDYLVKPFSPRELLARIRAILRRTTQPQPMEDHKFRISLDKKLVYLNGKSLNLSPYEYKTMELFFKWPGRIFTREEIMDNVWTEPEDSFDRAVDTVIKNIRARFKEIENDFDPIETRRGQGYGLKEKI